One uncultured Caproiciproducens sp. DNA segment encodes these proteins:
- a CDS encoding baseplate J/gp47 family protein, translated as MVSYNEILTRMQNQFTSFSGYAPDDASDIGIRMKVLAGEVYSISSAIDWLKMQTFAQSAQGDQLDLRAQERGLARKQPFAASGQITFQRGTPLWYDASIPAGTVCSTSGDNPVRYATTEAAILKSGDLSVAVSAKAEQGGRSGNTQPGTITVMVTPPPAIEGVTNQSAFSGGEDSESDSEFRARLMQSYASISNGTNAAFYRECALKYDGVYSVGVVPRENGAGTVSLYLGGRGGTPPAEVISRVQSDLNLLREVNVDVKAAAAQTVPVNINISITPSNAVAEEDALAACERVIRDYFDDLSVGEPVILTALGVRIFASGKIKNYIYNTTVTTDRKMNANQLAVCGTVQVGYYAGVSQ; from the coding sequence ATGGTAAGCTACAATGAAATTCTGACGCGCATGCAGAATCAGTTTACATCTTTTTCGGGATATGCGCCGGACGACGCTTCCGACATCGGAATCCGCATGAAAGTGCTCGCGGGGGAGGTTTATTCCATCAGCAGTGCGATAGACTGGCTGAAAATGCAGACGTTTGCGCAGAGCGCGCAGGGGGATCAGCTTGACCTGCGGGCACAGGAACGCGGCCTGGCGCGCAAACAGCCCTTTGCGGCGTCGGGACAAATCACTTTTCAGCGCGGCACGCCGCTTTGGTATGACGCATCAATTCCGGCCGGTACGGTCTGTTCCACATCTGGCGACAACCCTGTCCGCTACGCCACAACAGAGGCGGCAATCCTGAAAAGCGGCGATCTGAGCGTTGCTGTTTCGGCAAAAGCCGAACAGGGCGGGCGTAGCGGAAACACGCAGCCGGGCACAATCACGGTGATGGTCACACCGCCGCCCGCCATTGAAGGCGTGACCAACCAGTCCGCTTTTTCGGGCGGGGAGGACAGCGAGAGCGACAGTGAGTTCCGGGCACGGCTCATGCAGAGTTACGCAAGCATCTCCAACGGCACAAACGCGGCTTTTTACCGGGAATGCGCTTTGAAGTACGACGGCGTGTATTCCGTCGGCGTTGTGCCGCGTGAAAACGGGGCGGGGACGGTCAGCCTTTATCTTGGCGGCAGGGGCGGGACTCCGCCGGCGGAAGTGATCAGCCGGGTGCAGAGCGACCTGAACTTGCTGCGCGAGGTGAATGTTGATGTGAAGGCGGCAGCGGCGCAGACCGTACCGGTCAACATCAATATTTCCATTACACCGTCGAATGCTGTTGCCGAAGAGGACGCTTTGGCCGCCTGTGAGCGAGTCATCAGGGACTACTTTGATGATCTGTCCGTCGGTGAACCGGTGATTCTGACCGCGCTCGGCGTTCGCATTTTTGCATCCGGAAAAATTAAAAATTATATTTATAACACAACCGTTACAACGGATCGAAAAATGAACGCCAATCAGCTTGCGGTATGCGGCACGGTGCAGGTCGGCTATTACGCGGGGGTTTCGCAATGA
- the argF gene encoding ornithine carbamoyltransferase, translating into MNHLLKMLDLTSEDITGILNLADQLKYEQKHGIEHHHLAGKTLGMIFEKASTRTRVSFEVGMYQLGGLPIFLSVNDLQIGRGEPVEDTARVLSRYLDGIMIRTFKQSEVEALAQNGTIPIINGLTDFSHPCQVLADLMTIREYKGSLDGLKLCYIGDGNNMMNSLIVGGLKMKMEVAVACPSGYKPSDAVLDFAVTHPAFSITTDPKEAAKGADVVITDVWASMGQESEAQKRRDAFKGFQINEEVMSAAKSDAIIQHCLPAHRGEEITEEMFEKHAKEIFDEAENRLHAQKAVLVSLMGKK; encoded by the coding sequence ATGAATCATCTGCTGAAAATGCTTGACTTGACAAGCGAGGACATCACCGGAATTCTAAACCTTGCAGACCAGCTGAAATACGAACAGAAGCACGGCATTGAACATCACCATCTGGCGGGGAAAACGCTGGGCATGATCTTTGAAAAGGCTTCCACAAGGACTCGCGTTTCTTTTGAAGTCGGTATGTACCAGCTCGGCGGCCTGCCGATTTTCCTCTCGGTCAACGACCTTCAAATCGGCCGCGGCGAGCCTGTGGAGGACACCGCCCGCGTGCTTTCCCGTTACCTTGACGGCATCATGATCCGCACATTCAAACAGTCCGAGGTTGAGGCGCTGGCGCAGAACGGCACAATCCCGATCATCAACGGGCTGACCGACTTTTCCCACCCGTGCCAGGTGCTCGCCGATTTAATGACGATCCGCGAGTATAAGGGCAGCCTTGACGGACTGAAGCTGTGCTATATCGGCGACGGAAACAATATGATGAACTCCCTGATTGTAGGCGGGCTGAAAATGAAGATGGAGGTCGCCGTAGCCTGCCCGTCCGGGTATAAACCGAGCGACGCCGTGCTTGATTTCGCCGTAACGCATCCCGCTTTCAGCATTACCACAGATCCGAAGGAGGCCGCTAAGGGCGCCGATGTAGTTATTACCGACGTGTGGGCTTCCATGGGACAGGAATCGGAGGCGCAAAAACGCCGCGATGCGTTCAAGGGCTTCCAGATCAATGAAGAAGTGATGTCCGCCGCCAAAAGCGACGCCATCATTCAGCATTGCCTGCCCGCACACCGCGGCGAAGAAATCACCGAAGAAATGTTTGAAAAACATGCCAAAGAGATTTTTGATGAGGCTGAAAACCGTCTGCATGCGCAGAAAGCGGTGCTTGTAAGTCTGATGGGCAAGAAATAA
- the argJ gene encoding bifunctional glutamate N-acetyltransferase/amino-acid acetyltransferase ArgJ — translation MEFVEGGVTAAEGFTAAGVYCGIRKNKSKPDLAMIYSKVPCSAAAVYTQNLVKGAPILVTQNNIANGVAQAVICNSGNANTCNADGAEKAKMMCEIAAKELGIAPDDVVVASTGVIGQILPIEPIMSAAPALVKALSPTGSADAAKAIMTTDTEVKNMAVKLTVGGKTVKIGGIAKGSGMIHPNMATMLCFLTTDAAISSGALNAALQEAVHVSFNMVSIDGDTSTNDMVSILASGLAGNEKMETGTADYRIFTQALTALCTALARKVAKDGEGCTKLLVCNVTGGKSKIDARLVAKSVICSSLFKAAMFGADANWGRVLCAIGYSNADVDINTVDVSFESKAGQIDVCKNGAGIDFDEDEAKRILTQDEINVNVALHDGEFEAAAFGCDLTYDYVKINGDYRT, via the coding sequence ATGGAATTTGTTGAGGGCGGTGTTACCGCGGCAGAAGGATTTACGGCGGCGGGTGTTTACTGCGGAATCCGTAAAAATAAATCAAAACCGGATCTGGCGATGATTTATTCCAAAGTTCCGTGTTCGGCCGCTGCCGTTTACACACAGAATTTAGTCAAGGGCGCGCCAATATTGGTGACGCAGAACAATATTGCCAACGGCGTAGCGCAGGCGGTCATCTGCAATTCGGGCAACGCCAACACCTGCAACGCGGACGGCGCGGAAAAAGCAAAGATGATGTGCGAGATCGCCGCAAAGGAGCTCGGCATTGCGCCGGACGACGTTGTGGTTGCCTCCACCGGCGTCATCGGCCAGATTTTGCCGATTGAGCCGATTATGAGCGCCGCGCCCGCACTGGTAAAGGCGCTTTCTCCCACCGGTTCCGCGGATGCGGCAAAGGCGATTATGACCACCGACACCGAAGTGAAAAATATGGCGGTGAAGCTGACAGTCGGCGGAAAAACAGTCAAAATCGGCGGCATTGCAAAAGGTTCCGGTATGATTCACCCGAATATGGCGACGATGCTCTGTTTTCTTACCACGGATGCGGCGATTTCCTCCGGAGCGCTGAACGCCGCGCTGCAGGAAGCGGTGCATGTCAGCTTCAATATGGTCAGTATCGATGGGGACACCTCCACCAACGACATGGTTTCCATATTGGCTTCCGGACTTGCCGGAAATGAGAAAATGGAAACCGGTACAGCGGATTACAGGATCTTTACACAGGCTTTGACCGCCCTTTGTACCGCGCTTGCAAGAAAAGTTGCAAAAGACGGCGAGGGGTGCACAAAACTGCTGGTCTGCAATGTAACGGGCGGAAAAAGCAAAATTGACGCGCGCCTTGTGGCAAAAAGCGTCATCTGTTCCAGCCTGTTCAAAGCGGCGATGTTCGGCGCGGATGCAAACTGGGGCCGTGTGCTCTGTGCAATCGGCTACTCCAACGCGGATGTCGACATCAACACGGTGGATGTTTCGTTTGAATCGAAAGCCGGACAGATAGACGTCTGTAAAAACGGAGCGGGAATCGACTTTGACGAGGACGAAGCAAAGAGAATTCTGACACAGGATGAAATCAATGTGAATGTGGCATTGCATGACGGCGAGTTTGAAGCGGCTGCGTTCGGCTGTGATCTTACCTATGATTATGTAAAGATAAACGGGGATTACCGGACTTGA
- a CDS encoding argininosuccinate synthase, with protein sequence MENKIKKVVLAYSGGLDTSIIIPWLKENYDNCDVVAVAADVGQGAELNGLEEKAKKTGASKLYIADLKKAFAEDYIWPTLKAGAVYENKYLLGTSFARPLIAKRLVEIAQAEGADAICHGCTGKGNDQVRFELAIKAFAPKMKIIAPWREWTIKSRDEEIDYAEAHNIPLNITRETNYSKDKNLWHLSHEGLDLENPANEPTYNKPGFLELGVSPEQAPDKATYITLQFEKGIPVSLNGNKLCAVDMIAQLNQLGGANGIGLADIVENRLVGMKSRGVYETPGGAILYHAHNKLEELCLDRDTYHYKQGVGNKFAELVYFGQWFTPLREALSAFVENTQQTVTGEVKLKLYKGNIIDAGVTSPYSLYDEAIATFSEDEVYNQADAAGFINLFGLPIQVQAMKKLKK encoded by the coding sequence ATGGAAAATAAAATTAAAAAAGTCGTTCTCGCTTATTCAGGCGGACTTGATACTTCGATTATTATACCTTGGCTGAAAGAAAACTATGACAACTGCGACGTTGTCGCCGTAGCCGCGGATGTGGGGCAGGGCGCGGAGCTGAACGGGCTGGAGGAAAAGGCGAAAAAAACGGGCGCGTCAAAGCTGTATATTGCCGATCTGAAAAAAGCGTTCGCGGAAGATTACATTTGGCCGACGTTGAAAGCGGGCGCGGTTTATGAAAATAAATATCTCCTCGGCACCTCTTTTGCAAGGCCGCTGATTGCAAAACGGCTGGTCGAAATCGCACAGGCCGAGGGCGCGGATGCCATCTGCCACGGCTGCACCGGAAAAGGCAACGATCAGGTTCGTTTTGAGCTGGCCATCAAGGCTTTCGCACCGAAAATGAAAATTATCGCTCCCTGGCGTGAGTGGACGATCAAATCCCGTGACGAGGAAATCGACTACGCCGAGGCGCACAATATTCCGCTGAATATTACAAGGGAAACCAACTACTCGAAAGACAAGAACCTGTGGCACCTTTCCCACGAGGGTCTTGACTTGGAAAACCCCGCAAACGAACCCACTTACAACAAGCCGGGATTTTTGGAGCTGGGCGTTTCACCGGAGCAGGCTCCCGACAAGGCAACCTACATTACACTTCAGTTTGAAAAAGGAATTCCAGTATCGCTCAACGGCAATAAGCTGTGCGCGGTCGATATGATTGCGCAGCTGAACCAGCTGGGCGGTGCAAACGGCATCGGTCTTGCGGATATTGTGGAGAACAGGCTCGTGGGCATGAAATCCCGCGGCGTTTATGAAACCCCGGGCGGCGCGATTCTTTACCACGCGCACAACAAGCTTGAAGAACTTTGCCTTGACAGGGACACCTATCACTACAAACAGGGCGTGGGCAATAAATTTGCCGAGCTGGTTTATTTCGGCCAGTGGTTCACCCCGCTGCGAGAAGCGCTTTCCGCTTTCGTGGAAAACACACAGCAGACCGTGACCGGCGAAGTGAAACTGAAACTGTACAAGGGCAATATCATTGATGCGGGCGTGACTTCCCCGTATTCGCTCTATGACGAGGCTATTGCGACGTTCAGCGAGGATGAAGTTTACAATCAGGCAGACGCTGCCGGATTTATTAATCTGTTCGGACTGCCGATTCAGGTTCAGGCGATGAAGAAGCTGAAAAAATAA
- a CDS encoding aspartate aminotransferase family protein yields the protein MTFEEIQKQDQKNVMQTYGRFPVALVSGHGATAVDCDGKEYIDFTSGIGVNSLGYCDERWTQAVAKQAATLQHTSNLYYNPMQTKLAETLCGLSGFSKVFFGNSGAEANECAIKLARKYSADKYGKSRHKIVTLKNSFHGRTVTTLAATGQDSFHEKFTPLTKGFSYAATNMDSVKENVTEDTCAVIIELIQGEGGVLPLAVDFVTELSEFCSERDILLIADEVQTGVGRTGALYCFQNYGITPDIMTSAKGLGGGLPIGACLCTQRLGRVMDAGSHGSTFGGNPVVCAGSLAVLDVVGNKSFLKEVREKGAYFTKKLEAMDEIELVRGMGMMLGARLKQGSAKEVAQKCAANGLLVLTAKDMLRFLPPLTIAYDDIDTGLDILAKIIKESNEAK from the coding sequence ATGACCTTTGAAGAAATTCAGAAACAGGATCAGAAGAACGTTATGCAGACCTACGGGCGCTTTCCTGTGGCGCTTGTTTCCGGTCATGGGGCGACTGCGGTTGACTGCGACGGAAAAGAGTACATCGATTTTACGAGCGGAATAGGCGTAAATTCGCTCGGCTACTGCGATGAAAGATGGACGCAGGCCGTTGCAAAGCAGGCCGCAACTTTGCAGCACACTTCCAATTTATACTATAATCCCATGCAGACGAAGTTGGCCGAAACGCTTTGCGGTCTGTCCGGTTTTTCAAAGGTGTTTTTTGGAAACTCCGGCGCGGAGGCAAACGAATGCGCGATTAAGCTGGCAAGAAAGTACAGCGCCGACAAATACGGCAAAAGCAGGCATAAAATCGTCACGCTGAAAAATTCGTTCCATGGCCGCACGGTTACAACGTTGGCCGCGACCGGACAGGATTCATTCCATGAAAAATTTACGCCGCTCACAAAAGGCTTTTCCTACGCGGCCACCAATATGGACAGCGTAAAGGAAAACGTCACGGAGGACACCTGCGCGGTGATCATTGAACTGATTCAGGGCGAGGGCGGCGTGCTGCCGCTCGCAGTCGATTTTGTAACGGAACTGAGCGAATTTTGCAGCGAGCGCGATATTCTGCTGATCGCGGACGAAGTGCAGACCGGCGTCGGCCGCACGGGCGCATTGTACTGTTTCCAGAATTACGGCATCACGCCCGACATCATGACCAGCGCAAAGGGACTGGGCGGCGGACTGCCGATTGGCGCGTGCCTTTGCACGCAGCGCCTCGGCAGGGTGATGGACGCGGGTTCGCACGGCTCCACCTTCGGCGGCAATCCGGTCGTCTGTGCGGGGTCGCTCGCGGTGCTCGATGTCGTGGGCAACAAAAGCTTTTTAAAAGAAGTCCGGGAAAAGGGCGCGTACTTTACAAAGAAGCTTGAAGCCATGGATGAAATCGAGCTTGTACGCGGCATGGGAATGATGCTCGGCGCAAGGCTGAAACAAGGGAGTGCCAAAGAGGTCGCGCAGAAATGCGCCGCAAACGGACTGCTTGTCTTAACCGCAAAAGACATGCTCCGTTTTCTGCCGCCGCTGACCATTGCATACGACGATATTGACACGGGACTCGACATTTTGGCAAAGATAATCAAAGAATCAAATGAAGCGAAATGA
- a CDS encoding flavin reductase family protein, translating to MFQQIDITKMSFNPFTKIDKEWMLITAGNKAKCNTMTASWGGLGELWNQYVSFIFIRPQRFTLEFIEKEDFYSLCFFDESQRKALNYCGSHSGRDTDKIKEAGLTPLYDEAAPYFEEAKLVFICRKVHGQFLDPACFIDPALDQQCYSQKDYHKMFIGEIVKVLERT from the coding sequence ATGTTTCAGCAGATTGACATTACAAAGATGAGTTTCAACCCGTTCACAAAGATCGACAAGGAGTGGATGCTGATTACCGCCGGAAACAAGGCGAAATGCAACACAATGACGGCCAGCTGGGGCGGCTTGGGCGAACTTTGGAATCAATACGTTTCCTTTATATTTATACGCCCGCAGCGTTTTACTCTTGAATTTATTGAAAAAGAGGATTTCTATTCCCTCTGCTTTTTTGACGAGTCACAGCGAAAAGCTTTGAACTACTGCGGCAGCCACTCCGGCCGGGACACCGACAAAATCAAAGAGGCCGGACTGACTCCCCTTTATGACGAAGCCGCACCCTATTTTGAAGAAGCAAAGCTTGTTTTCATCTGCCGCAAGGTACATGGGCAGTTCCTCGATCCGGCGTGCTTTATTGACCCCGCTTTGGATCAGCAGTGCTATTCGCAGAAGGATTACCACAAGATGTTCATCGGCGAAATCGTAAAGGTGCTTGAAAGAACGTAA
- the hflX gene encoding GTPase HflX — translation MYENEENPERALLIEVNTGEYDAESSLAELYELVRSAGADPFGAITQNRPAQDKATCVGSGMMKEIADFCEKHEIELLVFDCELSPTQIRNIENISKVRVVDRTMLILDIFAARAKSKEGRLQVELAQLKYMMPRLSGKGTSLSRLGGGIGTRGPGESKLESDRRHIRRRIDTLNEQLESVEKHRSQITRRRQKDGVVTVALVGYTNAGKSTLMNYLTQAGVLAEDMLFATLDPTARALKLPSGATVMLIDTVGFVRRLPHHLVQAFRSTLEQAATADIILNICDASNPEAQEHLSVTKDLLAELGCEDRPIVSVFNKCDLLPAANIIPFAGNSVRISAATGVGVDKLLSVIEDNLPIKSKRVKLLLPFSQSGLAAQIRRDGTVENEEYTDIGLVLTAQVPSTMDDLLRKYRVE, via the coding sequence TTGTACGAAAATGAAGAAAATCCGGAGCGCGCACTGTTGATTGAAGTGAACACCGGTGAATACGACGCGGAGTCTTCTCTGGCAGAACTGTATGAGCTTGTACGCAGCGCCGGGGCGGATCCTTTCGGAGCAATTACGCAGAACCGTCCGGCTCAGGATAAGGCTACCTGCGTTGGATCGGGAATGATGAAAGAAATAGCGGATTTTTGTGAAAAGCATGAAATTGAGCTGCTTGTTTTCGACTGTGAGCTTTCCCCCACTCAAATCCGAAATATTGAAAATATCAGCAAGGTACGCGTCGTGGACCGTACCATGCTCATACTGGATATTTTTGCGGCGCGCGCAAAGAGTAAAGAAGGCAGACTTCAGGTTGAACTTGCCCAGCTGAAATATATGATGCCCAGACTTTCGGGAAAAGGAACATCGCTTTCGCGTCTTGGCGGCGGAATCGGCACGCGCGGCCCCGGCGAAAGCAAACTGGAATCCGACCGGCGGCACATCCGCAGGCGTATCGATACGCTGAATGAACAGCTGGAATCGGTGGAAAAACATCGCAGCCAAATTACCCGCCGCCGTCAGAAGGACGGCGTGGTCACAGTTGCGCTGGTGGGTTACACCAACGCCGGAAAATCTACGCTGATGAACTATTTGACGCAGGCCGGTGTGTTGGCCGAGGATATGCTTTTCGCCACGCTCGACCCGACTGCGCGCGCGCTGAAACTGCCAAGCGGCGCCACAGTGATGCTGATCGACACTGTCGGGTTTGTGCGCCGTCTGCCGCATCATCTGGTGCAGGCATTCCGTTCCACGTTGGAACAGGCCGCGACGGCCGACATTATCCTCAATATCTGCGACGCTTCCAATCCAGAAGCGCAGGAACATTTAAGCGTTACAAAGGATCTTTTGGCGGAGCTCGGATGCGAGGACCGGCCGATTGTTTCTGTTTTCAACAAGTGTGATCTTCTGCCGGCTGCTAACATCATCCCGTTTGCGGGAAATTCCGTACGGATCAGCGCGGCGACGGGTGTGGGCGTAGATAAACTGCTCAGCGTGATTGAAGACAATCTGCCGATAAAATCCAAACGCGTCAAACTGCTGCTGCCTTTTTCACAAAGCGGTTTAGCGGCACAGATCCGCCGCGATGGAACAGTGGAAAATGAGGAGTACACCGACATTGGACTTGTGCTGACGGCGCAGGTTCCTTCCACAATGGATGATTTACTGAGAAAATACAGGGTCGAATAA
- the argB gene encoding acetylglutamate kinase: MDISNADRARVLVQALPYIQKYAGKTVVVKYGGNAMVNEDLKDAVMSDIVLMQLVGINVVLVHGGGPEISDMLEKIGKESRFVSGLRVTDGETIDIVQMVLAGKVNKDLVQLLEQHNGRAIGLCGLDGGMIKAKKLASDEDLGFVGEITGVNTDIIAHATANGYVPIIATVAGGENGEVYNINADIAAARIAAEMGAEKLILMTDIRGLLRDKDDESTIIPVVNVSDVPKLQNQGIISGGMIPKMDCCVEAVRRGVGRAHIIDGRIPHSILIELFSDEGIGTMLC; the protein is encoded by the coding sequence ATGGATATCAGCAATGCTGACCGGGCGCGGGTTCTGGTGCAGGCTCTGCCGTACATACAGAAATATGCCGGCAAGACAGTCGTGGTAAAATACGGCGGAAACGCCATGGTTAACGAGGATTTGAAGGACGCGGTCATGAGCGATATCGTTTTGATGCAGCTTGTGGGCATCAACGTGGTGCTTGTGCACGGCGGCGGCCCCGAAATCAGCGATATGCTTGAAAAGATCGGAAAGGAAAGCCGGTTTGTCAGCGGGCTTCGCGTAACGGACGGCGAAACCATCGATATTGTGCAGATGGTACTGGCAGGAAAGGTCAACAAAGATCTTGTTCAGCTTCTGGAACAGCACAACGGCCGGGCAATCGGCCTTTGCGGACTGGACGGCGGAATGATCAAGGCCAAAAAACTCGCGTCGGACGAAGACCTTGGCTTTGTCGGAGAGATTACCGGCGTCAATACGGATATCATTGCCCACGCGACGGCGAACGGCTATGTGCCGATTATCGCAACGGTGGCGGGTGGCGAAAACGGAGAAGTCTACAATATTAACGCGGACATAGCCGCGGCGCGGATTGCTGCCGAAATGGGCGCTGAAAAGCTGATTTTGATGACGGATATCCGGGGGCTTCTGCGCGACAAAGACGACGAAAGCACCATCATTCCGGTTGTCAATGTCAGCGACGTGCCGAAACTGCAGAATCAGGGCATCATCAGCGGGGGCATGATCCCCAAAATGGACTGCTGTGTCGAGGCTGTCCGACGAGGCGTGGGCAGGGCGCATATCATCGACGGGCGCATCCCACACTCCATTTTGATTGAGCTTTTTTCCGACGAAGGCATCGGCACGATGCTTTGCTGA
- the argH gene encoding argininosuccinate lyase, translating into MKLWAGRFHKELDQKTNDFNSSISFDSRMVKEDIKGSIAHATMLGACGVLDAAESEKICEELKKILEEIESGTLQIDAQAEDIHTFVEGELTARLGAAGKRLHTARSRNDQVAVDVKLYLKKQCGVLHGQIKGLIIVLCKKALENSDVVMPGYTHMQRAQPVTFGHHLLAYAEMFQRDLSRLEDTEKRMDECPLGSGALAGTTYPLNREMTASLLGFGRVTNNSLDGVSDRDFCMELAADIAIAMVHLSRFSEEIILWCSWEFKFVELDDAFSTGSSIMPQKKNPDIAELVRGKSGRAIGDLTTLLTMMKGLPLAYNKDMQEDKEAIFDAVDTLHMCLTAFVPMIDTMRILPQNMRKAAAKGFINATDCADFLVGKGMPFRDAYKITGELVAYCIDSGLTLETVPIEKYKEFSDLFDSGIFDAISLENCVNGRKVVGGPAPQNVQAQAKRVLRKLGAEL; encoded by the coding sequence TTGAAGCTGTGGGCAGGAAGATTCCATAAAGAACTGGACCAAAAGACCAATGATTTTAATTCATCCATTTCCTTTGACAGCCGGATGGTAAAGGAAGATATTAAGGGCAGTATTGCCCACGCGACCATGCTCGGGGCCTGCGGCGTGCTCGACGCGGCAGAAAGCGAGAAAATTTGCGAAGAACTGAAAAAAATCCTTGAGGAAATTGAAAGCGGAACGCTCCAAATCGACGCTCAGGCCGAGGACATCCACACTTTTGTGGAGGGTGAACTCACCGCGCGTTTGGGTGCGGCGGGCAAACGCCTGCACACCGCGCGAAGCCGCAACGATCAGGTTGCGGTGGACGTGAAATTATATCTGAAAAAACAGTGCGGCGTTTTGCACGGGCAAATTAAAGGTTTGATTATTGTGCTGTGTAAAAAGGCGCTTGAAAACAGCGATGTAGTCATGCCGGGCTACACCCATATGCAGCGCGCGCAGCCGGTCACGTTCGGCCATCATCTTCTGGCGTACGCCGAGATGTTCCAGCGCGACCTGTCCCGTTTGGAGGATACAGAAAAGCGAATGGACGAATGTCCGCTCGGTTCGGGTGCGCTGGCGGGAACAACTTACCCGCTGAACCGCGAAATGACGGCTTCGCTACTGGGCTTCGGCCGTGTGACGAACAACAGCCTTGACGGTGTCTCCGACCGCGACTTCTGCATGGAGCTTGCCGCGGATATTGCGATTGCCATGGTGCATCTTTCAAGATTCTCAGAGGAAATTATCCTCTGGTGTTCTTGGGAATTCAAGTTCGTTGAATTGGACGATGCGTTTTCCACCGGTTCCAGCATCATGCCGCAGAAAAAGAATCCGGATATCGCGGAGCTTGTCCGCGGGAAAAGCGGGCGCGCCATCGGCGACTTGACCACGCTTCTGACCATGATGAAAGGTCTTCCCCTTGCATACAACAAAGATATGCAGGAGGATAAGGAAGCAATTTTCGACGCGGTGGACACCCTGCACATGTGCCTGACCGCTTTTGTGCCGATGATTGACACCATGCGGATTCTGCCGCAGAACATGCGGAAAGCCGCGGCGAAGGGATTTATCAACGCGACCGACTGCGCTGACTTTCTGGTCGGCAAGGGGATGCCCTTTCGCGACGCTTATAAAATCACAGGCGAGCTGGTGGCCTACTGCATCGACAGCGGCCTGACGCTCGAAACCGTGCCGATTGAAAAATACAAAGAATTCAGCGATCTTTTCGACAGCGGAATCTTTGACGCGATTTCACTTGAAAACTGTGTGAACGGCAGAAAAGTCGTCGGGGGTCCTGCGCCGCAGAACGTTCAGGCGCAGGCGAAAAGAGTCCTGCGGAAACTGGGGGCGGAGCTATGA
- the argC gene encoding N-acetyl-gamma-glutamyl-phosphate reductase, translating into MIRVGVVGSTGYAGAELVRLLSGHPAAELTAVSSVSFEGKSISEVYPAYYHLCDMVCGNQSEVVEKSDVVFAALPHGLSQELAAECYAKGKVFIDLGADFRLENEEEYKEWYGGTYIHPDLHALSVYALPELFRENIRGKKIIANPGCYTTAVPLALAPALQNGLIQKDGIIADCKSGVTGAGRNPSQNTHYPELNEGMSAYKVATHRHTPEIEQSLSHVAGAGVKVTFVPHLLPVNRGILATCYAKLTDGATVEQIQKAYHDAYDHEYFIRLLPQGREADIKNVRCSNFCDISLHVDSRTNTLIAISAIDNMVKGAAGQAIQNMNIAFEIDETTGLKSFPPAF; encoded by the coding sequence ATGATCCGGGTGGGTGTTGTCGGCTCGACAGGCTACGCGGGAGCGGAGCTGGTCCGGCTTTTAAGCGGGCATCCGGCAGCCGAGCTCACGGCAGTCAGTTCGGTCAGTTTTGAGGGCAAATCGATTTCAGAAGTTTATCCGGCGTACTACCATCTGTGCGACATGGTCTGCGGCAACCAAAGCGAAGTCGTTGAAAAAAGCGACGTCGTTTTCGCCGCGCTTCCCCACGGCCTTTCGCAGGAACTGGCAGCCGAATGTTACGCAAAAGGAAAGGTTTTTATTGATCTGGGCGCGGATTTCCGTCTTGAAAACGAGGAAGAATATAAGGAATGGTACGGCGGAACCTACATTCATCCCGACCTTCACGCGCTTTCCGTCTATGCTTTGCCGGAACTGTTCCGTGAAAATATCCGGGGCAAAAAAATCATTGCGAACCCGGGATGCTACACCACGGCGGTGCCGCTTGCACTCGCGCCGGCACTGCAAAACGGCCTGATTCAAAAGGACGGCATCATTGCCGACTGCAAAAGCGGCGTGACCGGCGCGGGCAGAAATCCCAGCCAGAACACGCATTACCCAGAGCTGAACGAAGGCATGAGCGCCTATAAGGTTGCCACACACCGGCATACGCCGGAAATTGAACAAAGCCTTTCCCATGTGGCGGGCGCGGGGGTAAAAGTGACCTTTGTGCCGCATCTGCTGCCTGTCAACCGCGGTATTCTCGCCACCTGCTACGCGAAACTGACCGACGGAGCCACCGTGGAGCAGATACAGAAAGCGTATCATGACGCGTACGATCACGAATATTTTATCCGGCTGCTGCCGCAGGGCAGGGAAGCGGACATTAAAAATGTGCGCTGTTCCAATTTCTGCGACATTTCGCTCCATGTCGATTCCCGCACCAACACGCTAATCGCAATATCGGCGATTGACAACATGGTCAAGGGCGCGGCGGGGCAGGCAATCCAGAATATGAATATCGCGTTTGAAATAGATGAAACGACCGGTCTGAAGTCATTCCCTCCGGCATTTTAA